In a genomic window of Bombina bombina isolate aBomBom1 chromosome 8, aBomBom1.pri, whole genome shotgun sequence:
- the LOC128638381 gene encoding indolethylamine N-methyltransferase → MAAGFTGTQVYQSDFDPKIYLDTYYGAVTGVFIKDGYLDFILRKLHKAFTTGGVKGQLLIDIGPGPAIYQELSACEVFKEITAADFTDRNREYLEKWRRNEPGLFDWTPALKFVCDLEGQSGKLKEKEAKLRKTLKRVVQCDVTKSNPLDPLVLPKADCVLTVGCLECACKDEQAYRNVIKNLSSLVKVGGHLIIGSILGSTIFRCGSKQFSLINLSEDFLKRVMTETGFAIEDLEVLPREYDKAMYDICNHTSGIFILARKIKDV, encoded by the exons ATGGCTGCTGGCTTCACTGGTACCCAGGTCTATCAGAGTGACTTTGACCCTAAGATCTATTTAGATACATATTATGGGGCTGTAACAGGAGTTTTCATTAAAGATGGCTACCTAGATTTCATTTTGAGAAAACTGCACAAAGCGTTTACTACTG GTGGTGTTAAAGGACAGTTACTGATTGATATTGGCCCTGGACCTGCCATATACCAGGAGCTCTCAGCCTGTGAGGTCTTTAAAGAGATCACTGCAGCAGATTTTACAGACCGTAACAGAGAGTACTTGGAGAAATGGAGGAGAAATGAACCTGGACTTTTTGACTGGACACCGGCACTAAAATTTGTTTGTGATTTGGAAGGTCAAAG cgGAAAATTGAAGGAGAAGGAGGCGAAGCTACGGAAGACGCTTAAGAGAGTCGTGCAATGTGACGTGACTAAGAGCAATCCCTTGGATCCGCTGGTGCTGCCGAAGGCTGACTGTGTTCTCACGGTGGGGTGCCTGGAATGCGCATGTAAAGATGAGCAGGCATATAGAAATGTCATTAAAAACCTCTCATCTCTTGTAAAAGTGGGAGGGCATCTGATTATAGGCAGCATATTAGGTAGCACTATATTCAGATGTGGATCCAAACAGTTCTCACTGATCAATTTAAGTGAGGATTTCCTTAAGAGGGTCATGACTGAGACAGGATTTGCTATTGAAGATCTAGAAGTTCTTCCCCGCGAATATGATAAAGCCATGTATGATATCTGCAATCACACTTCTGGTATTTTTATCCTTGCACGCAAAATCAAAGATGTATAA